From the genome of Deltaproteobacteria bacterium, one region includes:
- a CDS encoding homoserine dehydrogenase: MTASLKEIGVGVVGYGTVGTGTVRLLLENAEHIRKRVGIPVRLVRVADKDVSRDRGVALPEGVLVSDGMRVARDPEVHIVVELIGGTGAAKDFLLEAVRNGKSVVTANKALLAECGPEIVRAVQEAGVDVGFEASVGGGIPIIRGLREGLAANRIQGIFGIINGTCNYILSRMTREGKPFAEVLADAQKSGLAEADPSFDVDGIDTAHKLSILVWLATGGHVPPKEIYVEGIREIAPEDIAFAKEFGYTIKLLAIAKQNGAGIEARVHPTMIPSEYLLATVDGAFNAIYVKGDFVGSTLSYGQGAGMLPTASAVASDIIEISRNLRRGCTGRIPPGGYFLADPGARVEISPFEQVQCEYYLRIVVVDRPGVLSRIAGVLGRHAISIASVLQKGQGESAVPIFIVTHRAKESNMRAALDEVDRLPDVLDRTRMIRIENNL; this comes from the coding sequence ATGACCGCCTCCCTCAAGGAGATCGGCGTGGGAGTCGTCGGGTACGGCACCGTCGGCACCGGCACGGTCCGCCTCCTCCTCGAGAACGCGGAGCACATCCGGAAACGGGTGGGGATCCCGGTCCGCCTGGTCCGCGTCGCGGACAAGGACGTGTCGCGGGACCGCGGGGTCGCCCTTCCCGAGGGCGTGCTCGTCTCCGACGGCATGCGCGTCGCCCGGGACCCGGAGGTCCACATCGTGGTCGAACTGATCGGCGGCACGGGGGCCGCAAAGGACTTCCTGCTCGAGGCGGTCCGCAACGGCAAGTCCGTGGTGACCGCGAACAAGGCGCTCCTCGCCGAATGCGGCCCCGAGATCGTCCGGGCGGTGCAGGAGGCGGGGGTCGACGTCGGGTTCGAAGCGAGCGTGGGCGGGGGCATCCCCATCATCCGCGGATTGCGGGAGGGGCTCGCGGCGAACCGGATCCAGGGGATCTTCGGCATCATCAACGGGACGTGCAACTACATCCTCTCCCGGATGACGCGGGAGGGGAAACCGTTCGCGGAGGTCCTGGCCGACGCGCAGAAATCGGGGCTCGCGGAGGCGGACCCGTCGTTCGACGTGGACGGGATCGACACGGCGCACAAGCTGTCGATCCTGGTGTGGCTGGCGACGGGCGGGCACGTCCCGCCGAAGGAGATCTACGTCGAGGGGATCCGGGAGATCGCGCCGGAGGACATCGCCTTCGCGAAGGAGTTCGGCTACACGATCAAGCTCCTGGCCATCGCCAAGCAGAACGGCGCCGGGATCGAGGCGCGCGTCCACCCGACGATGATCCCTTCCGAATACCTTCTGGCCACCGTGGACGGCGCGTTCAACGCGATCTACGTGAAGGGGGATTTCGTCGGTTCCACCCTGTCGTACGGTCAGGGCGCCGGGATGCTCCCGACCGCGTCGGCGGTGGCGAGCGACATCATCGAGATATCGAGGAACCTTCGGCGCGGATGCACCGGGAGGATCCCCCCCGGCGGCTACTTCCTCGCGGACCCCGGCGCCAGGGTGGAGATTTCCCCCTTCGAGCAGGTCCAGTGCGAATATTACCTGCGGATCGTGGTCGTCGACCGCCCCGGCGTCCTCTCCCGGATCGCGGGAGTGCTGGGCCGACACGCGATCAGCATCGCCTCGGTCCTGCAGAAGGGGCAGGGGGAGAGCGCCGTCCCGATCTTCATCGTGACCCACCGGGC